The Coffea arabica cultivar ET-39 chromosome 4e, Coffea Arabica ET-39 HiFi, whole genome shotgun sequence genome includes a window with the following:
- the LOC140005632 gene encoding uncharacterized protein, translating into MNRAGGMALFWTKETQVLEVNTTAFTIEAKIEDTDNQVIWYLIAGDFNDILSNEEKWRGVVREERSFRDFKDFINQNSLVDIGFEGQPWTWSNHWNDKEEIRQRLDRYLCSVEWFQDFEKVRCQHLDTYVSDHHMFLIETVPTTEREKQRFYFDKRWLQREGVQQVVKRTWNKEEQGSRMFKITKKIKNCRIELLKWRNSFQANSRSRIIDLKKELERARNSESINRIGNLNDNKDKLSSAYKEEEHFWGQKARISWLRERDKNTKYFHTYVKGRKASNRIRNLQRDNGSWTKNEDEVVTEISYYFKELFKSGGRSDMLAILDGIPHSITQEMNDKLTKAVEEKEIHDALFSMNLEKAPGQDGMTSLFFQRFWSTIKRDIIPAIKAFFNSGFMLKSINHTVISLIPKIFHPTSLKNYRPISLCSVLYKIISKILANRLKSILDKCISKTQSAFISDRQILDNVIVAHEYMHYLKNKRQGKDGYMAIKLI; encoded by the exons ATGAATAGAGCAGGGGGCATGGCTTTATTTTGGACTAAGGAAACACAAGTTCTGGAAGTGAACACTACTGCTTTCACAATAGAGGCTAAAATTGAAGACActgacaatcaagttatctg GTACTTGATAGCTGGGGACTTTAATGACATTCTGTCTAATGAGGAAAAATGGAGAGGTGTAGTAAGAGAGGAGAGGAGCTTCAGGGATTTCAAAGACTTTATTAATCAAAATAGCTTAGTGGATATTGGGTTTGAAGGACAACCTTGGACGTGGAGCAACCACTGGAATGATAAAGAAGAAATCAGACAAAGACTAGACAGATATCTATGTAGTGTTGAATGGTTCCAAGATTTTGAAAAGGTAAGATGTCAGCATTTGGACACATATGTTTCTGATCACCACATGTTTTTGATAGAAACAGTCCCGACAACAGAAAGGGAAAAACAAAGGTTTTATTTTGACAAGAGATGGCTTCAAAGGGAGGGAGTGCAACAAGTGGTTAAGAGAACCTGGAATAAAGAGGAGCAAGGTTCAAGAATGTTCAAAATCACAAAGAAGAttaaaaattgtagaattgaACTCTTGAAGTGGAGGAATTCTTTCCAAGCTAACTCTAGGAGTAGAATCATTGATCTAAAGAAAGAACTAGAGAGAGCTAGGAACTCAGAGTCTATCAATAGGATAGGAAATCTGAATGACAACAAAGATAAGTTGAGTTCGGCTTATAAGGAGGAAGAACACTTTTGGGGACAAAAAGCTAGAATCAGTTGGCTTAGGGAGAGGGATAAGAATACCAAGTATTTTCACACCTATGTCAAGGGAAGGAAAGCGAGCAATAGAATCAGAAATTTGCAGAGAGATAATGGTTCTTGGACAAAAAATGAGGATGAGGTAGTGACTGAAATTTCATATTACTTTAAGGAGTTGTTTAAAAGTGGAGGAAGAAGTGATATGTTAGCAATCTTAGATGGTATTCCACACTCCATAACTCAGGAGATGAATGATAAATTGACCAAAGcagtggaggaaaaagaaattcatgaTGCTTTATTTTCCATGAATCTTGAAAAAGCTCCAGGACAAGATGGGATGACTTCACTGTTTTTTCAGAGATTTTGGAGTACCATTAAGAGGGACATTATCCCAGCAATCAAAGCTTTTTTCAATTCAGGTTTCATGCTTAAATCCATAAACCATACGGTTATCTCCCTCATTCCCAAAATCTTTCACCCAAccagtttaaaaaattacaggCCAATCAGTCTTTGCAGTGTGCTTTACAAAATCATCTCTAAAATTCTTGCAAATCGATTGAAGTCTATCCTGGACAAATGTATAAGCAAGACTCAATCAGCTTTTATTTCAGATAGACAGATTTTAGATAATGTGATTGTTGCTCATGAGTACATGCATTACcttaaaaacaaaagacaagGGAAAGATGGTTACATGGCAATTAAGTTGATATGA